The sequence AGACAGAGGAACTTGAGAGATTCAAGAGCATAATAGAGAGCGCCTTTGATGTGATAATGATAATGGATAAGGAGGGTGATATAATATACGTAAATCCCGCCTTTGAGAAAGTTACAGGATATAATTACCAGGAGGTTCTCGGTGGCAATGACAACCTGCTGAAAAGCGGAATGCACGATGACGGTTTTTACCGGGATATGTGGGATGTAATACTGTCGGGGAAGCCCTGGAAGGGTGAGTTCGTCAACAGGAAAAAGAACGGCGAGCTGTATAATACATCGGCAATAGTATTCCCCCTCTTTTCTGATAATGGTGAGATATCCAACTTTGTCTCCATACATCGTGATATATCGGAAGAGAAGAAGCTGTACGAGCAACTCCTGAGGGCTCAGAAGATGGAGGCGATCGGGACGCTGGCCGGAGGTATTGCGCATGATTTCAATAATATACTGACAGCGATCATGGGTTATGCCGAACTTTTGGGAGAAAAGATCCAGGGTAATCAGGATCTTCTCAAGGCGGTTAATATAATCATGAATTCCGCCAGGAAAGGGACGTCGTTTACGGGAAAGATCCTGAGTGTAACACGAAGGGAGAAGCTTGAACTGAAGGTGTTGAACCTGAACACAGTGATAGAAGAGACTTTGGAGATGCTGCAGAGAAGCATCAGCAAGGATATCCGGATCAGGCTGAACCTTCAGGGGGACCTGCCTGTTGTCAAGGTGGATCCGGTACAGATAGAACAGGTAATAATGAACCTCGCAATTAACGCCCGTGATGCAATGCCCGAAGGTGGAACACTCATGATAGAGACTGCAAGAGTGGGAAAGGAAAACGGGGCTGCCAACGGGTTTGATTCAGACAGCGGTTTTGTGAGGCTTACTGTTTCAGATACAGGCCGTGGGATCAGCAAGGAGATGCAGAGCAAGATATTTGATCCCTTCTTCACAACAAAGGAGCAGGGACGGGGAACAGGGCTGGGGTTGTATATTGTGCATTCCGTGGTTTCCAATCACGGGGGCTACATAAACCTCTATACCGAACCCGAAAAGGGAACTCGATTCAATATCTATCTGCCGGTCTTCGAAGGGAAGGTCGAGGAGGAAATCCCGTTGAGTAATGAGGACCTCCGGGGAAGCGGGACTGTTCTGGTCATAGATGATGAAGACGTTATCAGGGAGCTTGCAATGGATCTCCTTGAGCCCCTCGGTTACAAGGTATTAACCGCCTGTGACGGGAATGAGGGAATAGGCATATTCAGGAAAAAAAAGGAAGAGGTATCTGTTGTGATTCTGGATATGATAATGCCCGGAATGAATGGATCCGAGGTGTTTCAGAGGTTAATGAACATAGACCCGGAAGTGAAGGTGCTCCTCTGCTCAGGGTACAGCCATGAAGGGATGGCAGGTATCAGGGAATTATTAAACTCCGGTGTCCGGGGGTTTATCCAGAAACCATTTACAAAGAAGACAATGGCAAAGGCCTTAAAAGATATTCTGCACCCCGGGAGTAGGGTATAGAAGTGATTAAGAGTCGCTTGGTTTTTCTGTCGGCGAATTTGGGGCGAAAGACACCCCTGCCCTTTCTGCTGGTGGCTGAGTCAGGGGACTTTTTTGCTTTTTAGTTTATTGAAAAGTTAAAATAGAAAGATTAAGCGAAAGGAGGCGGTATGTTATCAATAACTTCAGAGGCAGCCGGCAAGGCAAAGGAAATCCTTGATAAAGAGGGAAAATTCGGCTGGGGATTAAGGCTGTTTATCTACGGAGGCGGTTGATCCACTTCTTACGGCATTGACCTTGCCGAACATCCTCTGGAAGGGGATGAGGTTGTAGAGAAGGAAGATTTGAGGGTTTTTGTGGACAGGTTTGCTCTAAACATGCTGTCAAACATGGAGATTGACTTTGTGGATAACGGCACGAACCAGGGATTTGTCCTCAAGGGAGAACAGTCCTCCTGTGGGCCGAGTTGCGGATCCTGTTAGGGACCTTTTTAGTAACCATAAGTTAGAGGAGATGGGAAATTGTTCCCTGTACACAGACCAAGAAGGCTCAGGGGTTCCGGGACATTAAGAAGGATGCTGAGAGAGACCGTCCTTACCGTGGATGATCTCATTTATCCGATGTTTGTTACCTTTGGCAGCGGGGTTAAAAAACCGATATCCTCAATGCCGGGTTCATTCCAGGAGTCTGTCGACGAGATTGTGAAATCAACCAGGGAGATCTTCTCGTTAGGCATTCCTGCCATTGTACTCTTTGGAATACCAGAAGAGAAGGACGATATCGGTTCCGGTGCATACGATCCCCGCGGTGTTGTCCAGGAGGCGGTAAAGGCCATCAAGGACTCGACGCCGGAACTCGTGGTAATAACGGATGTGTGCATGTGTGAATATACAAGCCACGGTCACTGCGGGATTGTGCAGGACGGGGATGTCCATAATGACGCCACCGTCGAGCTGTTACAGAAAGAGGCTGTCTCTCATGCAAAGGCGGGTGCCGATATGGTAGCCCCCTCTGATATGATGGATGGCAGGGTTATGGCTATAAGGGAGGCCCTTGATGACGAGGGCTTCAGCAGTATCCCCATCATGAGTTATGCGGCAAAGTATGCGTCATCATTTTATGGCCCCTTCCGCGAGGCCGCTGAATCGACCCCCCGGTTTGGTGACAGGCGTTCTTACCAGATGGACCCGGCCAACAGGAGGGAGGCACTTAAAGAGGTTGCCCTTGATGTTGAAGAGGGGGCGGATATTGTTATGGTCAAGCCAGCGCTTGCCTATCTCGATGTAATCGCGGAGGTGAAAGCGTCTTTTGATCTACCCGTTGCTGCATACAATGTGTCCGGAGAATATTCCCTTGTAAAGGCAGCGGCACGGTTTGGTTGGGTGGATCATGACGGGGTCATGATGGAGATGCTGACCTCAATAAAAAGGGCAGGTGCTGACATAATACTTACATACTTCGCACCTGAAGCCGCCCGGCTTTTAAACGGATAACAGCAAAAATTCCTCAATCCGGCAATATCCGGACCTCTCCGGTATCCCCTATTCTTTCAGGCAAAATCTGCAGAAAATGTTTTATAATATAGTGTTTATCCAGGGATAATCCGCAGACGCTCCCTTTTCCATACTAATCTTGAGGGGTAGCTCCATTTAGAATTAGGAGGTTTTATGGCACGTCTTCCTGTAAGCATAGAAGAAGAGATGAAGGTCAGTTATCTTGATTACGCCATGAGCGTAATCATAGGGAGGGCCCTTCCCGATGTCAGGGACGGACTCAAACCGGTCCAGAGGAGAATACTTTATGCAATGTTCAGGGAGGGACTGCTCCCTGGAAAGAAATACTCAAAGTGCGCCGGTGTGGTGGGAGAGGTTTTAAAGAAGTACCATCCCCATGGGGATAGC is a genomic window of bacterium BMS3Abin08 containing:
- a CDS encoding blue-light-activated protein — translated: MKTKGINRKILLPIIIFMAVLSAVALVRTQTTINKASKAYRQTIIGHDRDELKAMLEKSAPTDELAGDQMLHFKAEGYEFLIRRGGAVLARSDNFPERFKVDDGLLMSVLSGGTYYGFMYHDDKRGIDIYLLRNFPELTFMGKELNANMSVFSLSVLLMILVVMIVLRRNLNEPIKNIMSRINRGECAAPTNTRELDDLVEVVNDALATSELKTIQANTLHRIAVSLNEDKTPDEIMDTILEQSRILIDSELSAFVLYDENGMFSKFKVYGVDESEMKSRIKRMPSGEGILKLLKLSKVPVRIKDVMGHHAFTGQLPEGHPEIRNFLGYPIFSREGKALGALYFANKHDGDFTEDDEGVLMAVASDAAVAIQKVQETEELERFKSIIESAFDVIMIMDKEGDIIYVNPAFEKVTGYNYQEVLGGNDNLLKSGMHDDGFYRDMWDVILSGKPWKGEFVNRKKNGELYNTSAIVFPLFSDNGEISNFVSIHRDISEEKKLYEQLLRAQKMEAIGTLAGGIAHDFNNILTAIMGYAELLGEKIQGNQDLLKAVNIIMNSARKGTSFTGKILSVTRREKLELKVLNLNTVIEETLEMLQRSISKDIRIRLNLQGDLPVVKVDPVQIEQVIMNLAINARDAMPEGGTLMIETARVGKENGAANGFDSDSGFVRLTVSDTGRGISKEMQSKIFDPFFTTKEQGRGTGLGLYIVHSVVSNHGGYINLYTEPEKGTRFNIYLPVFEGKVEEEIPLSNEDLRGSGTVLVIDDEDVIRELAMDLLEPLGYKVLTACDGNEGIGIFRKKKEEVSVVILDMIMPGMNGSEVFQRLMNIDPEVKVLLCSGYSHEGMAGIRELLNSGVRGFIQKPFTKKTMAKALKDILHPGSRV
- the hemB gene encoding delta-aminolevulinic acid dehydratase, which codes for MFPVHRPRRLRGSGTLRRMLRETVLTVDDLIYPMFVTFGSGVKKPISSMPGSFQESVDEIVKSTREIFSLGIPAIVLFGIPEEKDDIGSGAYDPRGVVQEAVKAIKDSTPELVVITDVCMCEYTSHGHCGIVQDGDVHNDATVELLQKEAVSHAKAGADMVAPSDMMDGRVMAIREALDDEGFSSIPIMSYAAKYASSFYGPFREAAESTPRFGDRRSYQMDPANRREALKEVALDVEEGADIVMVKPALAYLDVIAEVKASFDLPVAAYNVSGEYSLVKAAARFGWVDHDGVMMEMLTSIKRAGADIILTYFAPEAARLLNG